From Pseudodesulfovibrio nedwellii:
ATTGCCATCACCGCATCATCGCGGCTGGTAAGTCGTTCGGCAGACATACGCACTCCCTTGTAATGATATACCACTATATTGCCTAATCCCTATGGAAAATCAAGGATGCCAGCGAACAAAGAGTGCAACGAAAATTCGAGATAAAATCATCCTGCAAGGATGTCCCGCCATCAGAAAACAAAAAAAGCCCCGCCAGCGTCAGCTGGCAGGGCGGAGAGTCATTGAAGCGTATCGCCTCGACTAGCCAAGAAGTTCGGCAAGGTCTTCATCGGGAGTAGCGATGGGAGCGATGTTGTAGTTTTCGACCAGGTAGTTCAACACGTTGGGAGTGATGAATGCTGGGAGAGTCGGTCCAAGCTTGATGTTCTTGATGCCAAGGGCCAGCAAGGAGAGCAGGATGGCAACGGCCTTCTGCTCATACCAGGACAGAACCAGAGACAGCGGAAGTTCGTTGATGTCACACTCGAAGGCCTCGGCCAGAGCCATGGCAATCTTGACAGCAGAATATGCGTCATTGCACTGACCAACGTCGAGCAGACGGGGGATACCACCGATGTCGCCGAGCTGTTTGTCGAAGAAGCGGAACTTGCCGCAAGCCAGAGTCAGGATAATGGTATCCTTCGGGGCTTTTTCAACAAACTCAGTGTAGTAGTTACGACCAGGCTTGGCACCATCGCAACCGCCGACGAGGAAGAAGTGACGGATGTCGCCAGCCTTGACGGCGTCGATGACAGTTCCGGCAACAGACATGACAGCGTTACGGGCAAAACCAACCATGACGGTACCCTTGTCGGTATCTTCGGGGAAACCAGGCATTGCCAGGGCTTTCTCGATAACCGGGGTAAAATCGTCATTGGAAACATGGACTGCACCGGGCCAACCGACGAGGCCGGTGGTAAAAATGGCGTCAATATAATTCTTGGGGTCCTGAATACAGTTGGTGGTCATCAGGATAGAACCGGGGAACTCAGCAAATTCCTTTTTCTGATTCTGCCATGCGGTTCCATAGTGACCAGCAAAATGAGGGTATTTCTTCAGTTCCGGGTAACCATGACAGGGCAGCATCTCACCATGGGTATAAATATTAATGCCCTTGCCTTCAGTCTGCTTGAGCAAAACGTCTAGGTCTTTCAGGTCATGACCGGAAACGAGAATAGCCTTGCCTGCGGTTGCACCGAGCTTGACCTCAGTGGGTTCCGGGTGGCCGTAAGTGGAAGTATTAGCTTCATCAAGCAATTCCATGGCGCGAATGTTCACGCGTCCACATTCCAGACCGGCTTCAACACACTGTTCTAAAGTCAAATCCGTAGACAAGGTTGCAGCGAGCAAACCTTGGAAATTGGCATACAGTTCGTTGTCT
This genomic window contains:
- the hcp gene encoding hydroxylamine reductase, whose amino-acid sequence is MFCYQCEQAAKGGCTKIGVCGKTDNTASLQDLLLYLTKGLSQVAIAAREAGTEDAAVDRFTAEAVFSTLTNVNFDDARFVKLINECVSMREALKTKAPGVEFDGPAVYTPALDIPGMVAQGKEHGVENDPETNEDLKSLKQTLTYGLKGVAAYIDHAAILGYEDNELYANFQGLLAATLSTDLTLEQCVEAGLECGRVNIRAMELLDEANTSTYGHPEPTEVKLGATAGKAILVSGHDLKDLDVLLKQTEGKGINIYTHGEMLPCHGYPELKKYPHFAGHYGTAWQNQKKEFAEFPGSILMTTNCIQDPKNYIDAIFTTGLVGWPGAVHVSNDDFTPVIEKALAMPGFPEDTDKGTVMVGFARNAVMSVAGTVIDAVKAGDIRHFFLVGGCDGAKPGRNYYTEFVEKAPKDTIILTLACGKFRFFDKQLGDIGGIPRLLDVGQCNDAYSAVKIAMALAEAFECDINELPLSLVLSWYEQKAVAILLSLLALGIKNIKLGPTLPAFITPNVLNYLVENYNIAPIATPDEDLAELLG